Part of the Bombina bombina isolate aBomBom1 chromosome 8, aBomBom1.pri, whole genome shotgun sequence genome is shown below.
TCATTGCACCCCCTGGTGTTTGGTGTTctcaaaaatgtatataaaaatgaaaatgctGTGAACAAAAATACATGTCACTAAAATCCTTTTGTTATGATGAGCTTATATTGAGTGAAAGACACATGACATTTCTGGAATCTGTGTAGCTCTTCAGTCCTAATTCTACGTGGTGCCCACAGCAAAGATTTATGGTTCTCCATGTTTCAAGTTATTAGTAGGAAAACTATTACTAGTAAAGCTGCCTGTTAGAGGAATTTAGATGttgcttctgacatagacttggACTGAGTTTTGCTAGTACGGGTTATTTGGGATTGCTCGTCTTTTAGAGCTCtctcaattacctgtaaaattgatGTCCTAATTCGATGTTGTGCATTCCGTCCTATAAACACATAAAGGATGGGGTTCACACAGCTATTGATAAAAGCCAGGCTAATGGCCAAAGATGTACCAATAGTAACAGTGTTTTTTAAGGAACAATTGTTACCATGGAGAGACAACTCCAACAATGAAAATATATGGTAAGGTAACCAACAAATGAAAAATGTAACAACAACCGCAACAATTAACCTTAGTGGTCTCCTAGAATGTGCCACTAATCGGTTTTTCCTCAGCATCATGATGATAATTCCATAGCATACAACAATGATTAAAAAGGGTAGAAGAAATCCTCCAAAAAACCTTGTAAATATCATAGCTTTATGTCTCATAAGCCTTAATGACTGAATGGCTGGATTTTTTGTATCAAGGGAGAAGGCATAGTTATTAAAGCAAACAGTCAGATTTGTTTTACTGTTAAAAAAAGTGTCCCGGAATGCAAGATAAGGAAAACTCAAAGCTAGAGCTAATGCCCAGATAACAGTAGCTACAATGACAGCAATTTTGGGGTTCCGTTTATTCTGTGCCCAGACAGGGAACACCACAAATGCGCAACGATCAGCGCTTATGATTGTGAGAAAATATACACTGGCAAACATGTTAAACATTGGAATAAAACTGCTAATCTTGCACATAAATTTACCAAAAGGCCAGTTACCTAGAGCAGTGTGGGAAATGGTTATtggcaaaaagatagtgaagataaaATCAGCGACTGCCAAATTTAAAAACCAAATAGTGTTGACTGTCTTCTTCATTCTAAAGCCTGTGATCCAGATAACAAGTCCATTTCCAACTGCTCCAAAAATGAAAGCAACAGTGAAGATGAAAATTGATAGGTTGCGGATGGCTGTAGCAGAACTAGAGATGTCTCCACAGCGAACATTCCTTGGTGGTGTTCTTGGAACATTGTTCTTGGTTATTGGGGATGTGGTTATATTCTCAAAAGCTGTAGTGAAACTCGAGAATACATTTTCTGAGGGAGACAAAATTGAGAATTACATAATGTAATCCAATATTTATTTCATACATACAGTCCTCCAAATTATTACCCATTCTAATCTGTTCACATTTTTTTCCActgagttgtttttgtttttaataataataaaacataagtggTTTATAGCttgcaacaaaaaataaattaaaaataaaataaacaaatgacatgttaaagggacagtaaagtcaaaactaaactttcatgattcagatagggcgtgcaattttaaacaactttccaatttacttttatcatcaaatttgctttgttccattggtggtatttttgaaaagctaaacccagctaggctcaaactgatttctaaaccgttgaaaaccgcctcctagctcagagcattttgaaagtttttcacagttagactgtgctagttcacacgtgtcatatagataacattgtgctcactcccgtgaaggtatttaggagtcttcactgattgactacactgcatgtctgtcaaaggcacttagataaggaggctgtctgcaaaggcttagatacaaggtactcacagaggtaaaaagtatattaatataactgttggttatgcaaaaacggggaatgggtaataaagggattatctatctttttaaataagaaaacatttggcgtagactgtccctttaaagggtcattaaaaggatatggaacccaaacattttcttttgtgattcagaaagagcatacaatcttaaaaatttgccaatttacttattttatcaaatttgctttgtttccatattattctttattgaagagatacctatgtaagttactggagcactacatgacaggaatagtGTTACCATCTAGGGGGGtagctatcaagccgtcaacttttctgacttcgccggcccaatacgcccgcctaagctcgcctaccttcgctgccgcggacctgaaaaaatatgcctaagttatcaaaaaaagctgtcaaaatgctgcggggcgatgagcagcggactgtgagagttatcactcatccgatctcgctgctcttcggctgtttgacagctttcttgctagcctgtcactaagcactcacactaaactgcactgttctaccccctataccagcgcccccggagccccccgcaactaaataaagttactaacctctaaaccgccgctcctagaacccgccgcaagtcttataaatgtattaacccctaaaccgccgctcccggacaccgctgccacctacattatacctagtaacccctgtcctgcccccctataccgccgccctctgtaataaagttattaacccctatcctgctgatcccgcaccttgccgcaaataaataaatagtttaacccctaaaccgccgctccctgaacccgccgcaacctatattaaatttattaacccctatcctgccccccctacaccgtcgccacctataataaatttattaacccctatcctgccccccactacaccgccgccactgtaataaatttattaacccctaaacctaagtctaacactaaccctaacaccccccctaacttaaatattaattaaataaatctaaatcatatttatattattaactaaattaatcctatttaaaactaaatacttacctataaaataaaccctaagctagctacaatataactaataattatattctagctatcttaggatttatttttattttacaggtacctttcaatttattttaactaggtacaatagctattaaatagttattaactatttaatagctacctagctaaaataaagagaaatttacctgtaaaataaatcctaacctaagttacaattacacctaacactacactatactttaataaattattcctatttaaaactaaatacttacctgtaaaataaaccctaaaatagctacaatgtaattcataattacattgtagctattttaggatttatatttattttacaggtaactttatatttattttagctagttagaatagttattaaatagttattaactatttaataactacctagctaaaagaaatacaaaattacctgtaaaataaatcctaacctaagttacaattaaacctaacactacactatcattaaattaattaatgaaactacctacaaataactacaattaaatacaattacataaactaactaaagtacaaaaaataaaaaagctaagttacaaaaaataaaaaaaataagttacaaacatttaaaaacatattacaacaattttaagctacttacacctaatctaagccccctaataaaataacaaccccccccccaaaataaaaaaatgccctaccctattctaaattaaataaagttcaaagctcttttaccttaccagcccttaaaagggccatttgtgggggcatgccccaaaaagttcagctcttttgcctgtaaaagaaaaatacaacccccccaacattaaaacccaccacccacatacccctaatctaaaccaaaccccccttacaaaaacctaacactaatcccctgaagatcatcctaccttgagtcgtcttcactcagccgagcagcgatggaaccgaagtggacatccggagcggaagaagttaatcctccaagcggcgctgaagaaatcttccatccgatgaagtcatcatccaggcggcgctgaagaagtcttcgatccgggcgatgtcatcttccaagaggcgctgaagaggtcttctatccgggcgatgtcatcttccaagccgggtcttcaatcttcatcccgccgacgcggaacatcctcctttcccgatgaactaccgatgaatgaaggcttctttaagggacgtcatccaagatggcgtcccttcaattccgattggctgataggattctatcagccaatcggaattaaggtaggaaaaatctgattggctgattcaagttcaatccgattggctgatccaatcagccaatcagattgagcttgcattctattggctgatcggaacagtcatcttggatgacgtcccttaaaggagccttcattcgtcggtagttcgtcgggaaaggaggatgttccacgtcggcgggatgaagattgaagatccggcttggaagatgacatcgcccggatagaagaccccttcagcgcctcttggaagatgacatcgcccggatcgaagacttcttcagcgtcgcctggatgttgacttcatcggatggaagatttcttcagcgccgcttggaggattaacttcttccgctccggatgtccacttcggttccatcgctgctcggctgagtgaagacgactcaaggtaggatgatcttcaggggattagtgttaggtttttgtaaggggggtttgggttagattaggggtatgtgggtggtgggttttaatgttggggggggttgtatttttcttttacaggcaaaagagctgaacgttttgggggcatgcccccacaaatggcccttttaagggctggtaaggtaaaagagctttgaactttatttaatttagaatagggtagggcatttttttattttggggggtttgttattttattagggggcttagattaggtgtaagtagcttaaaattgttgtaatatgtttttaaatgtttgtaacttatttttttattttttgtaacttagctttttttattttttgtactttagttagtttatgtaattgtatttaattgtagttatttgtaggtagtttatttaattaatttaatgatagtgtagtattaggtttaattgtaacttaggttaggatttattttacaggtaattttgtatttcttttagctaggtagttattaaatagttaataactatttaataactattctaactagctaaaataaatacaaagttacctgtaaaataaaaaaaaaatcctaagatagctagaatataattattatttatattgtagctatattagggtttattttaaaggtaagtatttagttttaaataggattaatttagttaataatagaaatatgatttagatttatttaattaatatttaagttaggggggtgttagggttagtgttagacttaggtttaggggttaataattttattacagtggcggcggtgtagtggggggcaggataggggttaatacatgtattataggtggcgacggtgtagggggggcaggataggggttaatacatttaatataggttgcggcgggttcagggagcggcggtttaggggttaatacatttattatagttgcggtgggctccgggagcggcggtttaggggttaatatgtatagagtagcttgcggtgggctccgggagcggcggtttaggggttaataggtatagagtagcttgcggtggtctccgggagcggcggtttagggggtaataactttatttagttgcagcggtgtaggggggacagattagtggtgtttagactcggggtacatgttagggtgttaggtgtagacagctcccataggaatgaatgggatgtctgtcagcagcgaacttgtactttcgctatggtcagactcccattgattcctatgggatccgccgcctccaggggtggcggtttgaaaaccaggtacgctgggccgtaaaagtgccgagcgtacctgctagttttttgataactagcaaaagtagtgagaatgtgccgcacttgtgtgcggaacatctggagtgacgtaagaatcgatctgtgtcggactgagtccggcggatcgaagcttacgtcacaaaattctacttttgccggtctggagcctttgataactaaggcaaatcagcctcgccacaaatacgctgtggaattccagcgtatttgaggttgacgtcttgataactaggccccctagtgttcttgcaaatggaacattcttgcaaaactgctgccatatagtaagccagacacatgtatgctcctgagccttcctctcTGCTTTTCAACCAAATATACCAAGAGTTCTACTGTTATGCCGAATAGGC
Proteins encoded:
- the LOC128639074 gene encoding chemerin-like receptor 2, which translates into the protein MELFNITLDTTPQNITATENVFSSFTTAFENITTSPITKNNVPRTPPRNVRCGDISSSATAIRNLSIFIFTVAFIFGAVGNGLVIWITGFRMKKTVNTIWFLNLAVADFIFTIFLPITISHTALGNWPFGKFMCKISSFIPMFNMFASVYFLTIISADRCAFVVFPVWAQNKRNPKIAVIVATVIWALALALSFPYLAFRDTFFNSKTNLTVCFNNYAFSLDTKNPAIQSLRLMRHKAMIFTRFFGGFLLPFLIIVVCYGIIIMMLRKNRLVAHSRRPLRLIVAVVVTFFICWLPYHIFSLLELSLHGNNCSLKNTVTIGTSLAISLAFINSCVNPILYVFIGRNAQHRIRTSILQVIERALKDEQSQITRTSKTQSKSMSEATSKFL